A portion of the Marinitoga litoralis genome contains these proteins:
- a CDS encoding iron-containing alcohol dehydrogenase: MKNFVFHNATKLIFGEGTISKIGEEIKKEGIKKVLLHYGGGSIKKNGVYEQVINSLKENNIEWVEVSGVKPNPRLSKVYEGIKVAKDNNVEGILAVGGGSVIDSAKAIAGGYYYDGDIWDAYSGKYAISKALPLFTVLTLSATGSEMNGNSVITKEETKQKWSTSSKALYPKVSIIDPTVQYTLPTNQTVNGAVDAISHVMEFYFDGTSGNEIQSQLAEGIIRTVINSTEILLENPKDYDARSNLAWSATLALNGLLGAGSSGGDWASHALEHSVSALFDIAHGAGLAIIFPAWLEYVKNENIDRFDRFAKEIFSIDTGNPGIDANLGIQALKEWYKKIGQPISLKEIGAKEEDIERLVENAVQMSPMGKLKKLEEKDIREIYKIAYENKLLFAR; this comes from the coding sequence ATGAAAAACTTTGTTTTTCATAATGCAACAAAATTAATTTTTGGAGAAGGTACAATATCTAAAATTGGCGAAGAAATAAAAAAAGAAGGAATTAAGAAAGTACTTTTACATTATGGTGGGGGTTCTATAAAAAAGAATGGAGTATATGAACAAGTTATTAATTCATTAAAAGAAAACAATATTGAATGGGTTGAAGTTTCTGGAGTGAAACCAAATCCAAGATTATCAAAAGTATATGAAGGGATAAAAGTAGCAAAAGATAATAACGTGGAAGGAATTTTAGCTGTAGGTGGAGGTAGTGTAATAGATTCTGCAAAAGCTATTGCTGGCGGATACTATTATGATGGTGATATATGGGATGCATATTCTGGAAAATACGCAATATCTAAAGCATTACCATTATTTACTGTTTTAACTTTATCTGCAACTGGTTCTGAAATGAATGGTAATTCTGTTATTACAAAAGAAGAAACTAAACAAAAATGGTCTACAAGTTCAAAAGCATTATATCCAAAGGTATCAATTATAGATCCAACTGTTCAATATACTTTACCAACAAATCAAACAGTTAATGGAGCAGTTGATGCAATAAGCCATGTTATGGAATTTTACTTTGATGGAACAAGTGGAAATGAAATTCAATCGCAATTAGCAGAAGGAATTATAAGAACAGTAATAAATAGTACAGAAATTTTATTAGAAAATCCAAAAGACTATGATGCAAGGTCTAATTTGGCTTGGAGTGCAACATTAGCATTAAATGGATTATTAGGTGCAGGTTCATCAGGTGGCGACTGGGCAAGTCATGCATTAGAACACTCTGTTTCAGCTTTATTTGATATAGCACACGGTGCTGGATTAGCAATTATATTCCCAGCATGGTTAGAATATGTAAAAAATGAAAATATAGATAGATTTGATAGATTTGCAAAGGAGATATTTAGTATAGACACAGGTAATCCTGGAATAGATGCTAATTTGGGTATTCAGGCATTAAAAGAATGGTATAAGAAAATTGGACAACCTATTTCATTGAAAGAAATAGGTGCAAAAGAAGAAGATATAGAAAGGCTTGTTGAAAATGCAGTTCAAATGTCTCCTATGGGTAAATTGAAAAAATTAGAAGAAAAAGATATTAGAGAAATATATAAAATTGCATATGAAAATAAATTATTATTTGCAAGATAA
- a CDS encoding ethylbenzene dehydrogenase-related protein, whose product MKKLFIFVLLIMVSLNFANELISKKVEVGPKLDGIVDEVWSMAKPLHIHLKVPSYFEGFNNPNVAKMNENEYEYDVTLKSLYDDNYVYFLVQYKDDKMTIARQPWMFKDGKWVHGPKHPVVENGKVVEPAMYEDKFAFLWNIDDSIKGFNDVGCMVVCHPPHKATNSPEEVGDIWHFKYVRTGTVGQTDDKHLVYSEGNGRKGDTKTSGGYKNNDQVINGMTVPMYWLPDKKDRYWIYTSEIRMGEAKKIVKVSGTNLIDEDGNVVPKNIMIPGIIVEPFNGGRGDVLTEAKWENGMWTYEFKRSLVTMGDPMGYDIQFNDLSKEYHFAVALFDNAATEHATHFGSIKLVFEK is encoded by the coding sequence GTGAAAAAGTTATTCATATTTGTATTGTTAATTATGGTTTCATTAAACTTTGCTAATGAATTAATTTCAAAAAAAGTTGAAGTTGGCCCTAAATTAGATGGTATTGTAGATGAAGTTTGGAGCATGGCAAAACCATTACATATTCATTTGAAAGTTCCTAGTTACTTTGAAGGATTTAATAATCCAAATGTTGCTAAAATGAACGAAAATGAATACGAATATGATGTTACATTAAAAAGTTTATATGATGATAATTATGTTTATTTCTTAGTTCAATACAAAGATGATAAAATGACAATAGCTAGACAACCATGGATGTTTAAAGATGGCAAATGGGTTCATGGACCAAAACATCCTGTTGTGGAAAATGGCAAAGTTGTTGAACCTGCTATGTACGAAGATAAATTTGCATTTTTATGGAATATTGATGATTCAATTAAAGGTTTTAATGATGTAGGATGTATGGTTGTTTGTCACCCACCACATAAGGCAACAAATTCACCTGAAGAGGTAGGAGATATTTGGCATTTCAAATATGTTAGAACAGGTACAGTTGGTCAAACTGATGACAAACATTTAGTTTATTCTGAAGGAAATGGAAGAAAAGGAGATACTAAAACTAGCGGAGGATATAAAAATAATGATCAAGTTATAAATGGTATGACAGTTCCTATGTATTGGCTTCCAGATAAAAAAGATAGATATTGGATATATACATCTGAAATTAGAATGGGAGAAGCAAAAAAGATAGTTAAAGTTTCAGGAACAAATTTAATAGACGAAGATGGAAATGTAGTTCCTAAGAATATAATGATTCCTGGTATAATTGTAGAACCATTCAACGGTGGAAGAGGAGATGTTTTAACTGAAGCAAAATGGGAAAACGGAATGTGGACATATGAATTCAAAAGAAGTTTAGTTACAATGGGAGATCCTATGGGTTATGATATTCAATTCAACGATTTATCTAAGGAATATCATTTCGCAGTTGCGCTATTTGATAATGCCGCTACAGAACATGCTACACATTTTGGTTCAATTAAATTAGTTTTTGAAAAATAA
- a CDS encoding RrF2 family transcriptional regulator, with protein sequence MFYYKNFRYALRILLRLYIENKPLKAKEIAEKEYIPEKFTTKILFYLKKSGLVKSIQGRNGGFSIIIPPENVYLIDISKALNNDSFELVECDLNCSKYDNCNAQNFWNFINGCYAKMFSSISLKHILDGTYDKIFPDLSCK encoded by the coding sequence ATGTTCTATTATAAAAATTTCAGGTATGCATTAAGAATTTTGTTAAGATTATATATAGAAAACAAACCATTAAAAGCTAAAGAAATAGCTGAAAAAGAATACATTCCTGAAAAATTTACAACAAAAATTTTATTTTATCTAAAAAAATCAGGACTTGTAAAATCCATACAAGGAAGAAATGGTGGCTTTTCTATAATTATTCCACCAGAAAATGTTTATTTGATTGATATTTCCAAAGCTTTAAATAACGATAGTTTTGAATTAGTAGAATGTGATTTAAATTGTTCTAAATATGATAATTGTAATGCACAAAATTTTTGGAATTTTATTAACGGATGTTATGCAAAAATGTTTTCTAGTATTTCATTAAAACATATCTTGGATGGAACATATGACAAAATCTTTCCAGATTTATCTTGCAAATAA